The DNA region ATATTCCGATTGCTTTGGTGGGTTGGTTTTGGGCAGGTCGTCGTTTCGTTATTATTAGTTTTCTAAATAATTTATTAGCTTCCGTTATTCAAATTGTTTTGCCTAAAGTGAGTGTTGTTAATCATGAGCCCATTCTTGCAGCATTATTTGGTGGTGTTTTAGTGGGTGTCTCGATGGGGATCACTTTCAAGCTTGGCTTTTCGACTGGTGGTATGGATGTGGTTGCTGCAATTGTTCAAAAAAGAACAGGTAAGTCAATCGGCTTTGTGAGCATGTTTATCAATGGTGTGATTGTCATTATTGCTGGATTCTTTATTGGTTGGCAAAATGCGATGTATACTATCATTGGTATTTACGCCACATCACTAGCTGTGGATAGCATTTATACAAAACATCAAAAATTGACCGCACTAATCGTGACTAAGAAACCAGATCAAGTGATAGAAAATTTGCAAGCTAATGTGGTCCGTGGCATCACCATTTTGGATTCTGTTGGGGCATACACGAAGAGACCTTCAAAAACACTCATGATGGTACTTTCTCGTTATGAACTTAATGATACGCAACGATTAGCCAAAGAGGCTGACCCGGATGCATTCATTAATATTTTAAATACGATTAATGTATCAAATAACTTTGTTAATGAGGATTTGCAACATCAAATTAGAATGGAAAAGTTAGCAGCACAAAGCCATTTATCTGATAATTTGCATAATTAATGATAGGTAATAGTTAAAATTTAAGTTTATTTATAAGGAGAATTAAAATGCCATTTATTCATGTTGAATTAGTAGAAGGGCGCTCAAATGCGCAATTGAAGGCAATGATGACGGAAATCACTGATGCAGTAGAAAAGAACACAGGTGCACCACGTGATGCTATTAAAGTGATTGTTAATGAGATGAAAAAGGATCGCTATATGGATGGTGGTATTTTAAAGTCTGACGCCAAATAATTTTAGGACTAGAAGACTGAGTTTTACTCAGCCTTTTTTTATGACATGAAAAGAGAAGCAAATGGAAAACCAATACGTGATGGTCATTGATCAGGGGACAACAAGTACGCGAGTTGTTTTGTATGACCATGAAGGAATGATAGTTGAAATATCTCAGTTAGCTTGTCCCACAATTAGAAGACATACAGGTTGGGTGGAACATGATGCTAATCAAATTTGGCAGGATACAAAATGGTTGATGCAAGATGTGTTAACGCGAGCTGAGATTCAAGCTAATGCTATTAAAGCAATCGGTATCACTAATCAGCGTGAAACAACAGTTATTTGGGATAAAGAAACCGGGCAACCTGTTTCTTTTGCAATTGGTTGGCAGTCGACCCAGTCTGAAAAAATCACTCAAAAAATAAAGCAACGAAATATCACTGAATTATTGCATACAAAAACAGGGCTTTGGTTGGATTCTTACTTCTCTGCAACAAAAGTTTTATGGGCGTTTGACGAGATAGAAGATTTAAGATTAAAGGCAGCCAATGGACAGGTACTATTTGGTACCATGGATACATGGCTTTTATGGCAGTTAACAAAGGGACAAGTTCATGGAACAGATGTATCAAATGCATCACGGACGATGATGTTCAATATTCATACGTTACAATGGGACGATGATGTCCTTGAACAACTTAAAATTCCACGACAAATATTACCTGACGTTTATAATTCTGCAGATGATTTTGGTTGCACTGAATTGAATGGGGTAAAAATTCCGATTACCGCAATTGCTGGGGATCAACAAGCAGCGTTGTTTGGGCACCAAGCATTTGAGGTTGGGGCTGTGAAAAGCACCTACGGAACTGGCGCATTTATGATGATGAATACAGGGAAGACAGCGCAAGAGTCAAAGCATGGTCTTTTAACAACAATTGCATATGGAATTCATGGTGAAGTGACTTATGCATTAGAGGGATCTATTTTTAGTGCAGGTTCGGCGATTCAATGGTTGAAAGATGAAATGCAATTGATTGATAATGCGCAGGCGTCATCTGATATGGCCTATCGATCAAGAGCTGCAGCACACCAACAAATTTATCTAGTACCAGCTTTTACCGGGTTGGGTGCACCACATTGGCAAGAATCGGCCCGGGGCGCTGCATTTGGTATTACTCGGATGACAAATGATGCTGATGTTGTACGGGCAACGGTTGAATCATTAGCATTTCAAACACGCGACATTCTAGAAGCAATGCAAAAAGATACTGGTATTGCTCTATCACAACTTGTGATAGACGGTGGTGTGTCAGCTAATGATTATTTACACGAATTTTTAGCAGACTTACTTCAAATGAAGGTATCAAGGCCAATTAATTTAGAGATGACGTCCCTTGGGATTGCATTTTTAGCAGGATTGCAAAGCGGGTATTGGCCTGCACAAAATGAACTACCGATTAATCAAGCAATGATTCACATCAAACAACATGCTGATTCTGAACATATGATGCAAAAAAACTATCTTGGATGGCAAAAAGCAGTAAAAACCGTAAGTGTGTTCCCCTAGATATAACTAAAAACGTTACGTTGGAGTTAATGGTTTATTACGTTTTCGTGACAACAAGAAACTTTTAAATATGCATTGATCTTGAATGAACAAATGGCTAACAAATGTAACGGGTGTAATCGGCAACTAATCACTACTAATTGAAAAATTAAAAGAAAACGTCACATGTTAATTATTGATGGGATATATTTATGATTGTGAAATCAAACTATATTAATTTAGAGCGAACGTACGTTCGCTCTAAACGGCACCATTTTGTTGTATGATTAGGATATTAAAAGTTAAGAAAAGTTTAAGCATGCTTAAATACACGAAAGAGGAACAAGATATGGCAGATAAGAAAAAAATTGCATTGGGTGTAGTTGGCGCATTAGGTGTTGCTGCAACAACTCAAATTCCAGCTGTTCAAGCAGCAATGGAGAATTTGACACAGTCAACCGATAATCAAGCGATCAACCAAGCAACGTCAACATCAGCGGTGAAGGAAACCACTTCAAAAGATAAGGGAATTAAAACGACTGAATCTGTTGTTCTGTCAACAGCTGCTAAGGCTGTGACAGCTGCTGTACAGATCGCTACATCAGAAGGAACGATTGTTGCAGCACCAGCTTCAGCTGTTAGCGACAGCGATTCTAGCGCACAAAGTGTTGCTTCATCTGAGGCCACACCATTAACGCCTGCAGAATCAGCAGCAGTCGAATCAGCACAACCTGCAGCATTGAAAGCTGGGGAAACAAAGTATACTGTAGCAGATGGGGACACATTAGGAAGTATTGCCGCCAGTTTTGGGTTATCTGTTGAAGATGTAATTGCTGTTAATCCTGACATTGACGCCACAGCGTTGCAAATTGGGCAAGTTATTATGTTACCTGGTGCTAATTCATCATCAGCGCCAGCTCAATCATCATCAGCGCCAGCTCAATCATCGTCAGCACCAGCTGCGTCATCATCAGCACCGGCTGCGTCATCATC from Weissella diestrammenae includes:
- a CDS encoding YitT family protein — protein: MNFTRIKNYAVLIGGFILGAFLIAIAMNFFFIPNKIFSAGFNGIAQLLSLFFGVFHINVEVGTMILLFNIPIALVGWFWAGRRFVIISFLNNLLASVIQIVLPKVSVVNHEPILAALFGGVLVGVSMGITFKLGFSTGGMDVVAAIVQKRTGKSIGFVSMFINGVIVIIAGFFIGWQNAMYTIIGIYATSLAVDSIYTKHQKLTALIVTKKPDQVIENLQANVVRGITILDSVGAYTKRPSKTLMMVLSRYELNDTQRLAKEADPDAFINILNTINVSNNFVNEDLQHQIRMEKLAAQSHLSDNLHN
- a CDS encoding 2-hydroxymuconate tautomerase; translation: MPFIHVELVEGRSNAQLKAMMTEITDAVEKNTGAPRDAIKVIVNEMKKDRYMDGGILKSDAK
- the glpK gene encoding glycerol kinase GlpK codes for the protein MENQYVMVIDQGTTSTRVVLYDHEGMIVEISQLACPTIRRHTGWVEHDANQIWQDTKWLMQDVLTRAEIQANAIKAIGITNQRETTVIWDKETGQPVSFAIGWQSTQSEKITQKIKQRNITELLHTKTGLWLDSYFSATKVLWAFDEIEDLRLKAANGQVLFGTMDTWLLWQLTKGQVHGTDVSNASRTMMFNIHTLQWDDDVLEQLKIPRQILPDVYNSADDFGCTELNGVKIPITAIAGDQQAALFGHQAFEVGAVKSTYGTGAFMMMNTGKTAQESKHGLLTTIAYGIHGEVTYALEGSIFSAGSAIQWLKDEMQLIDNAQASSDMAYRSRAAAHQQIYLVPAFTGLGAPHWQESARGAAFGITRMTNDADVVRATVESLAFQTRDILEAMQKDTGIALSQLVIDGGVSANDYLHEFLADLLQMKVSRPINLEMTSLGIAFLAGLQSGYWPAQNELPINQAMIHIKQHADSEHMMQKNYLGWQKAVKTVSVFP
- a CDS encoding CAP domain-containing protein; translation: MADKKKIALGVVGALGVAATTQIPAVQAAMENLTQSTDNQAINQATSTSAVKETTSKDKGIKTTESVVLSTAAKAVTAAVQIATSEGTIVAAPASAVSDSDSSAQSVASSEATPLTPAESAAVESAQPAALKAGETKYTVADGDTLGSIAASFGLSVEDVIAVNPDIDATALQIGQVIMLPGANSSSAPAQSSSAPAQSSSAPAASSSAPAASSSAPAASSSAPAASSSAPAQSSSAPSTTTPADGLSSAQKATFDALNVLRASKGLKAVTWDAGLAATAQQRANLVNSTGSIPNDHWSWAAGPEVIAIQWAAGAPVINAWNIDDASVGMITDNLGHRRWLLSPDTTKVGFAVSGDVIVGISNGTNFSNI